One window of Puntigrus tetrazona isolate hp1 chromosome 14, ASM1883169v1, whole genome shotgun sequence genomic DNA carries:
- the ints5 gene encoding integrator complex subunit 5, whose amino-acid sequence MSAMFEGNALSAMQTSHCHTPLNNYSPQELALEIKAFISGVDQTQGRKLSVRDHARCAVRLLRTVPACRGAVLEHLRGVYDEYVAAFLQDLEAEGENGGNSTCGGGSTSVSNLEDVIKEVHAVLSEFIKLSPKAWAPLVSTWAVDLLGQLSSKHAGRRAAPHSSSLNELLQLWMSCAATRSLMECYSQCLAAMLAWCPDACVDALLDTSVQHSPHFDWVVAHIGSAFPGTIISRVLACGLKDFYAHGYSSAEKISQQQPIDKSSRVPKIGSVVGILGHLASRHSDSIKKELLRMFQDSLSLPPQNVPPHSSGAGGWESSPHLRRATVPFLLQLAALSPTLLGAVSAELVEFLRPPVLIQLQAQFQALPREELENMLGLAVHLISQSPSGGARVLKFLADTATPSSVIISGPTPSPHDSIREACDRLLQMLLLHLHKLVHNRPEGDEPFPQSSAAPAMPQVIPFLEELQGHIGNLCAETLRLERKRHLWLHQLLCLLSVYGGPSVATEALCQLFTQARNPEELALASQLYTPLSTSLSRLLPSTIARCVAQIHTQTLDNKQLAQLLNNLATAVQSQEEDRKNGGAATGSSAYSSMAAQLRVAISNNLQDFCPLLLHGDTMVSKAAVRLLSCSQLPRACSPAHLLLICRAAVSHFFVCLRQQGDSLWVGEEEVGYSMRLLSRLAAYSPLTLKAVLQQLVEGALHRGNRDLFRGLQENPADDATQSSNLVPDLGVSLMDINCKFGTSVNFSGNVWSVFHAGVIGKGLKPPYTPSQPDPDRVNQNMQTLFAVMVQCCSSGGGSPTGIARNGSSGGTANGRGLSGNEPLVSDELPPINAEAAKVIAVTLVENICPDVANGELSWPPEEHAKTTVERDIHIRRCFEGNPVLFYLLRVVAAGRPALCYCSVILRGLLSTLLAHWEASREPSVLDSPWHLQTSCLLVSCMGEGQLLPPVLSNIHEVFPHLTPFEVRLLLLGVWEYMRGNSPMPQKFTFCADQGLFFRDFSRDGDVARYIAPIHSVLHKNIDSLGHLCWRFQI is encoded by the exons ACTCCTCTAAACAATTACAG tCCTCAAGAGCTGGCTTTAGAAATCAAGGCCTTTATCAGTGGCGTTGACCAGACGCAGGGACGTAAACTCAGCGTTCGTGATCATGCCCGCTGCGCAGTGCGCCTCCTTCGAACTGTCCCAGCCTGCCGTGGAGCCGTCTTGGAGCACTTAAGGGGAGTGTATGATGAATATGTTGCAGCCTTTCTGCAAGACCTGGAGGCAGAGGGTGAAAACGGTGGTAACAGTACATGTGGAGGAGGCAGCACCAGTGTATCCAATTTGGAGGACGTTATTAAAGAAGTCCATGCAGTCCTTTCTGAATTTATCAAGCTTAGTCCTAAAGCTTGGGCTCCTCTTGTGTCCACGTGGGCCGTTGACCTTCTTGGTCAGCTTAGCAGCAAACATGCAGGACGAAGAGCGGCTCCTCACTCATCCAGCCTAAATGAGCTACTGCAGCTTTGGATGTCGTGTGCAGCCACTCGCTCACTTATGGAGTGCTACTCTCAGTGTTTAGCGGCCATGTTGGCCTGGTGCCCCGATGCCTGTGTGGATGCCTTGCTGGACACCTCTGTCCAGCACTCCCCTCATTTTGACTGGGTTGTCGCCCACATTGGTTCAGCTTTTCCTGGCACTATCATCAGCAGGGTGCTGGCTTGTGGTCTCAAAGACTTTTATGCGCACGGATATTCCTCTGCTGAGAAGATCAGCCAACAGCAGCCAATAGACAAGAGCAGCAGAGTCCCCAAAATAGGCTCAGTGGTTGGTATCCTCGGGCACTTGGCCTCCAGACATTCTGATAGCATCAAGAAAGAGCTGCTCAGGATGTTTCAGGATAGTCTGTCTCTGCCCCCTCAAAATGTACCACCTCATTCATCAGGGGCAGGCGGGTGGGAGAGCTCCCCTCATCTCCGTCGGGCCACTGTACCTTTTTTGCTTCAACTGGCTGCTCTTTCCCCCACTCTCCTGGGTGCTGTTTCTGCAGAACTGGTGGAGTTCCTCAGACCGCCTGTGCTAATTCAACTCCAGGCTCAGTTCCAGGCCTTGCCCCGGGAGGAACTTGAGAATATGTTGGGTCTAGCGGTGCATCTCATAAGCCAAAGCCCTTCAGGTGGAGCAAGGGTGCTGAAGTTCCTTGCGGACACTGCTACACCATCTTCAGTGATTATATCAGGCCCTACACCCTCACCGCATGATAGTATCCGAGAAGCCTGTGACCGCTTACTGCAAATGCTTCTGCTACATCTTCACAAACTGGTTCACAATAGACCAGAGGGTGATGAACCCTTCCCACAGTCCTCTGCTGCCCCAGCAATGCCGCAAGTGATCCCATTTTTAGAGGAGCTTCAGGGACACATAGGTAATTTGTGTGCTGAAACCCTCCGACTTGAGCGCAAAAGGCACCTCTGGTTGCATCAGCTCCTATGTCTGCTATCGGTGTATGGTGGCCCGAGTGTGGCCACTGAAGCTTTGTGTCAGCTCTTCACCCAAGCCCGAAACCCAGAGGAGCTTGCTCTGGCCTCGCAGTTGTACACCCCACTTTCCACTTCACTTTCCAGGTTGCTTCCATCAACAATAGCCCGCTGTGTTGCCCAGATCCACACTCAAACCCTTGACAACAAACAGCTGGCTCAGCTCCTCAACAACCTGGCAACTGCGGTACAGAGTCAAGAGGAGGATCGTAAAAATGGAGGGGCTGCAACAGGGAGTTCAGCATATTCATCAATGGCCGCTCAACTTAGAGTTGCCATCTCAAACAACCTTCAGGATTTCTGCCCATTGCTTCTTCATGGCGACACCATGGTATCCAAGGCAGCTGTCCGTCTGCTTTCGTGTAGCCAGCTTCCCAGAGCTTGCTCTCCTGCTCATCTGTTGCTGATATGTAGAGCAGCGGTGTcacacttttttgtgtgtttacgACAGCAAGGAGATAGTCTTTGGGTAGGGGAAGAGGAAGTAGGCTACTCCATGCGACTGTTGTCACGTCTTGCAGCCTACTCTCCCTTGACTCTCAAAGCTGTGTTGCAACAACTGGTGGAGGGGGCCCTTCACAGAGGCAACCGAGATTTATTTAGAGGCCTGCAGGAGAACCCAGCTGATGACGCCACACAGTCATCCAACCTCGTTCCAGACTTGGGTGTCTCCCTGATGGATATCAACTGCAAATTTGGCACCTCTGTTAACTTCTCGGGTAATGTGTGGTCTGTGTTTCATGCTGGAGTGATCGGAAAGGGTTTGAAACCCCCATACACCCCTTCACAGCCTGACCCAGATAGAGTCAATCAGAATATGCAGACCTTGTTTGCGGTCATGGTTCAGTGCTGTAGTTCAGGTGGAGGAAGCCCTACTGGCATTGCTAGGAATGGTTCTTCTGGAGGTACCGCTAACGGCCGTGGCCTCTCTGGCAATGAACCTCTTGTTTCTGATGAACTTCCCCCAATTAATGCTGAGGCTGCAAAGGTAATTGCTGTGACTCTGGTGGAAAACATTTGTCCAGATGTAGCAAATGGAGAACTGTCCTGGCCTCCAGAAGAACATGCAAAAACCACAGTTGAGCGAGACATACACATTCGTCGTTGCTTCGAAGGAAATCCTGTGCTGTTCTATCTTCTCCGTGTAGTCGCTGCCGGACGTCCAGCTCTGTGCTACTGCTCCGTCATTTTAAGAGGTCTGCTTTCCACCTTACTAGCTCACTGGGAAGCATCAAGGGAACCATCGGTGTTGGACTCCCCCTGGCACCTTCAGACCTCCTGTTTGCTTGTGTCATGTATGGGTGAAGGTCAGCTACTACCACCGGTGTTGAGTAACATCCATGAAGTCTTTCCTCACCTCACACCCTTTGAAGTTAGGCTACTGCTGCTGGGTGTATGGGAGTACATGCGGGGGAACAGCCCAATGCCACAGAAGTTCACATTCTGTGCTGACCAAGGACTTTTCTTTCGGGACTTTTCACGAGATGGTGATGTTGCACGCTATATTGCACCCATCCACAGTGTTCTACATAAGAACATTGACAGCCTGGGACACCTTTGCTGGAGGTTTCAAATTTGA